One part of the Pecten maximus chromosome 1, xPecMax1.1, whole genome shotgun sequence genome encodes these proteins:
- the LOC117339248 gene encoding uncharacterized protein LOC117339248 isoform X1, producing the protein MASSFEDTWDDILRDLFFKDYTNLEMQTKLHYKGISMSSRSIKRHLRRLGLRQRGRWSTQEIVTAIQEEIKGSGQNLGYRSLTKRLLTKHGMAVGRKSVSSILRQIDPKGVELRTHHCLIRRTYYNKGPNFLVHIDGYDKLKPFGLAIHGAICGFSRRVLWLKVARTNNDPRVVASYFLEFVEEINGVPRCIRADGGTENGSVEDMQKALRWYDDDDMSGEKSVIIGSSTSNQRIERWWRSMRQMGIGFWIDFFKDLEYQGLFSNAIEMHIECLRFCFTKIIQQELNQIRHDWNHHNIRMTSRQPEECPSGKPEMMYLHPELYGTVDYKFSVKLSDVESLKSFCSYPSCYGCIEEMKEHFTSILLEGRRSEPINSEDAKELFQWMLQKI; encoded by the exons ATGGCTTCGAGTTTCGAAG ATACCTGGGATGATATATTGAGGGATTTGTTCTTCAAAGATTACACCAATTTGGAAATGCAAACAAAGCTGCACTATAAAGGAATTAGTATGAG TAGTCGTTCAATAAAAAGACACTTGAGGAGACTGGGTTTGAGGCAACGTGGAAGATGGAGTACACAAGAAATTGTTACGGCAATTCAG GAAGAAATAAAAGGCAGTGGTCAAAACCTGGGATACCGCAGCCTGACTAAGAGACTTTTGACAAAGCATGGCATGGCAGTTGGAAG aaaatcaGTATCTAGCATTCTTAGGCAAATTGACCCAAAAGGTGTGGAGCTTAGGACACATCACTGCCTGATCAGGAGGACATACTACAACAAGGGGCCCAACTTCCTGGTCCATATAGATGGGTATGACAAATTGAAGCCTTTTGGATTAGCCATACATGGAGCCATCTGTGG ATTTTCACGACGTGTCTTATGGTTAAAAGTTGCCAGAACCAACAATGACCCAAGAGTGGTTGCCTCATACTTTCTAGAGTTTGTAGAAGAGATAAATG GAGTTCCAAGGTGTATTCGGGCAGATGGTGGGACAGAAAATGGTAGTGTGGAAGATATGCAAAAGGCCTTGAGATGGTATGACGATGATGATATGAGTGGAgaaaaaagtgtaataattgGTAGCTCTACTTCAAATCAG AGGATTGAACGCTGGTGGAGGTCAATGCGGCAGATGGGGATTGGGTTTTGGATCGACTTTTTCAAGGATTTAGAATATCAAGGCCTTTTCTCCAATGCAATTGAGATGCACAT AGAATGCCTTAGGTTctgttttacaaaaataattcagCAAGAGTTGAATCAAATACGACATGACTGGAATCATCACAACATCAGGATGACATCCAGACAACCAGAGGAGTGTCCTTCTGGAAAACCAGAGATGATGTATCTACACCCTGAGCTATACG gGACAGTGGATTACAAATTTTCAGTGAAATTAAGTGATGTGGAGTCCTTGAAGAGTTTCTGTAGTTATCCAAGCTGCTATGGATGCATAGAGGAGATGAAGGAACACTTCACGTCTATTTTGCTTGAAGGTAGAAGAAGTGAGCCTATAAATTCTGAAGATGCAAAGGAACTGTTCCAATGGATGTTACAAAAGATATAG
- the LOC117339248 gene encoding uncharacterized protein LOC117339248 isoform X3, translating into MASSFEDTWDDILRDLFFKDYTNLEMQTKLHYKGISMSSRSIKRHLRRLGLRQRGRWSTQEIVTAIQEEIKGSGQNLGYRSLTKRLLTKHGMAVGRKSVSSILRQIDPKGVELRTHHCLIRRTYYNKGPNFLVHIDGYDKLKPFGLAIHGAICGFSRRVLWLKVARTNNDPRVVASYFLEFVEEINGVPRCIRADGGTENGSVEDMQKALRWYDDDDMSGEKSVIIGSSTSNQRIERWWRSMRQMGIGFWIDFFKDLEYQGLFSNAIEMHMDSGLQIFSEIK; encoded by the exons ATGGCTTCGAGTTTCGAAG ATACCTGGGATGATATATTGAGGGATTTGTTCTTCAAAGATTACACCAATTTGGAAATGCAAACAAAGCTGCACTATAAAGGAATTAGTATGAG TAGTCGTTCAATAAAAAGACACTTGAGGAGACTGGGTTTGAGGCAACGTGGAAGATGGAGTACACAAGAAATTGTTACGGCAATTCAG GAAGAAATAAAAGGCAGTGGTCAAAACCTGGGATACCGCAGCCTGACTAAGAGACTTTTGACAAAGCATGGCATGGCAGTTGGAAG aaaatcaGTATCTAGCATTCTTAGGCAAATTGACCCAAAAGGTGTGGAGCTTAGGACACATCACTGCCTGATCAGGAGGACATACTACAACAAGGGGCCCAACTTCCTGGTCCATATAGATGGGTATGACAAATTGAAGCCTTTTGGATTAGCCATACATGGAGCCATCTGTGG ATTTTCACGACGTGTCTTATGGTTAAAAGTTGCCAGAACCAACAATGACCCAAGAGTGGTTGCCTCATACTTTCTAGAGTTTGTAGAAGAGATAAATG GAGTTCCAAGGTGTATTCGGGCAGATGGTGGGACAGAAAATGGTAGTGTGGAAGATATGCAAAAGGCCTTGAGATGGTATGACGATGATGATATGAGTGGAgaaaaaagtgtaataattgGTAGCTCTACTTCAAATCAG AGGATTGAACGCTGGTGGAGGTCAATGCGGCAGATGGGGATTGGGTTTTGGATCGACTTTTTCAAGGATTTAGAATATCAAGGCCTTTTCTCCAATGCAATTGAGATGCACAT gGACAGTGGATTACAAATTTTCAGTGAAATTAAGTGA
- the LOC117339248 gene encoding uncharacterized protein LOC117339248 isoform X2 gives MIFICYGNIDTWDDILRDLFFKDYTNLEMQTKLHYKGISMSSRSIKRHLRRLGLRQRGRWSTQEIVTAIQEEIKGSGQNLGYRSLTKRLLTKHGMAVGRKSVSSILRQIDPKGVELRTHHCLIRRTYYNKGPNFLVHIDGYDKLKPFGLAIHGAICGFSRRVLWLKVARTNNDPRVVASYFLEFVEEINGVPRCIRADGGTENGSVEDMQKALRWYDDDDMSGEKSVIIGSSTSNQRIERWWRSMRQMGIGFWIDFFKDLEYQGLFSNAIEMHIECLRFCFTKIIQQELNQIRHDWNHHNIRMTSRQPEECPSGKPEMMYLHPELYGTVDYKFSVKLSDVESLKSFCSYPSCYGCIEEMKEHFTSILLEGRRSEPINSEDAKELFQWMLQKI, from the exons atgatatttatttgttatggAAATATAGATACCTGGGATGATATATTGAGGGATTTGTTCTTCAAAGATTACACCAATTTGGAAATGCAAACAAAGCTGCACTATAAAGGAATTAGTATGAG TAGTCGTTCAATAAAAAGACACTTGAGGAGACTGGGTTTGAGGCAACGTGGAAGATGGAGTACACAAGAAATTGTTACGGCAATTCAG GAAGAAATAAAAGGCAGTGGTCAAAACCTGGGATACCGCAGCCTGACTAAGAGACTTTTGACAAAGCATGGCATGGCAGTTGGAAG aaaatcaGTATCTAGCATTCTTAGGCAAATTGACCCAAAAGGTGTGGAGCTTAGGACACATCACTGCCTGATCAGGAGGACATACTACAACAAGGGGCCCAACTTCCTGGTCCATATAGATGGGTATGACAAATTGAAGCCTTTTGGATTAGCCATACATGGAGCCATCTGTGG ATTTTCACGACGTGTCTTATGGTTAAAAGTTGCCAGAACCAACAATGACCCAAGAGTGGTTGCCTCATACTTTCTAGAGTTTGTAGAAGAGATAAATG GAGTTCCAAGGTGTATTCGGGCAGATGGTGGGACAGAAAATGGTAGTGTGGAAGATATGCAAAAGGCCTTGAGATGGTATGACGATGATGATATGAGTGGAgaaaaaagtgtaataattgGTAGCTCTACTTCAAATCAG AGGATTGAACGCTGGTGGAGGTCAATGCGGCAGATGGGGATTGGGTTTTGGATCGACTTTTTCAAGGATTTAGAATATCAAGGCCTTTTCTCCAATGCAATTGAGATGCACAT AGAATGCCTTAGGTTctgttttacaaaaataattcagCAAGAGTTGAATCAAATACGACATGACTGGAATCATCACAACATCAGGATGACATCCAGACAACCAGAGGAGTGTCCTTCTGGAAAACCAGAGATGATGTATCTACACCCTGAGCTATACG gGACAGTGGATTACAAATTTTCAGTGAAATTAAGTGATGTGGAGTCCTTGAAGAGTTTCTGTAGTTATCCAAGCTGCTATGGATGCATAGAGGAGATGAAGGAACACTTCACGTCTATTTTGCTTGAAGGTAGAAGAAGTGAGCCTATAAATTCTGAAGATGCAAAGGAACTGTTCCAATGGATGTTACAAAAGATATAG